From a region of the candidate division WOR-3 bacterium genome:
- a CDS encoding antibiotic biosynthesis monooxygenase, with protein sequence MFIAINRIFVKDEFKKEWEERFKRRKRLVEKKKGFRKMEVLKPLEGNDYLVVTYWETKEDFLNWVNSEDFKEAHKDSPPSEFFLKQNEFSIYELLYESG encoded by the coding sequence ATGTTTATAGCCATAAATAGAATTTTTGTTAAGGATGAATTCAAGAAGGAATGGGAAGAAAGGTTTAAGAGAAGAAAGAGACTTGTGGAGAAAAAGAAGGGTTTTAGAAAAATGGAAGTTTTAAAACCTCTTGAAGGGAATGATTATCTTGTAGTTACATACTGGGAAACAAAAGAAGATTTTTTAAACTGGGTTAATTCAGAGGATTTTAAGGAGGCTCATAAGGATTCGCCACCTTCAGAATTTTTTTTAAAACAGAATGAATTTAGTATCTATGAATTATTATATGAAAGTGGATGA
- a CDS encoding methylmalonyl-CoA mutase family protein, which yields MEKEKILEEKKKWEECVRKNYKDEKEKYQTISGIEIKDIYTPLDVEDLDYLRDLGFPGQYPFTRGVYGNMYRGKLWTIRQFSGFGTAKDTNERFKFLLKHGQTGLSTAFDMPTLMGYDSDHPMAQGEVGREGVAVDTLKDFEILFDGIPLDKVSTSFTINSPAAIILAMYIAVGEKQGVPSHKLRGTIQNDILKEYHAQNEWIFPPEPSIKIITDIFEFAKDHLPKFNTISISGYHIREAGSTAVQELAFTLADGFAYVEAGIRRGLNVDDFASRLSFFFNAHMDFFEEIAKYRAARRIWAREMKERYKAKDPRSMMLRFHTQTAGCSLQAQQPLVNIIRTTIEALSAVLGGTQSLHTNSYDEALQLPAELPAVIAVRTQQVIAYESGVINTIDPLAGSYFVESLTNKMEEEAYKYFDEILKMGNGSFLDGVLKGIGEGFFKREIANAAYEFQKRVESQEYIIVGVNKYVDPEEKIEVPPFKMDPELEKKQIEFLHKVKSERDNIATQNALNELGKAADRGLNLMPYIIECVKRYATEGEIIDTLKVRYGVFREKVVV from the coding sequence ATGGAAAAGGAAAAAATTTTAGAGGAAAAGAAGAAATGGGAAGAGTGTGTAAGAAAAAATTACAAGGATGAAAAAGAAAAATATCAAACTATATCAGGAATTGAAATAAAGGATATTTATACCCCTCTTGATGTTGAAGATCTTGATTATTTGAGAGACCTTGGTTTTCCTGGTCAATATCCCTTCACAAGAGGAGTTTATGGAAATATGTATAGAGGTAAGTTATGGACAATCAGACAATTTTCAGGTTTTGGAACAGCAAAGGATACAAATGAAAGGTTTAAGTTTCTTTTAAAACACGGTCAAACAGGTCTCTCAACAGCCTTTGATATGCCAACTCTTATGGGTTATGATTCAGACCATCCAATGGCACAGGGTGAAGTGGGAAGAGAGGGTGTTGCTGTTGATACTCTTAAAGATTTTGAAATTCTTTTTGATGGTATTCCCCTTGATAAGGTTTCCACTTCCTTTACAATCAATTCACCGGCAGCAATTATTCTTGCAATGTATATTGCTGTCGGAGAAAAACAGGGTGTGCCTTCCCATAAGTTAAGAGGAACAATTCAGAATGATATATTAAAGGAGTATCACGCTCAGAATGAGTGGATTTTTCCACCTGAACCTTCCATAAAGATAATTACTGATATTTTTGAATTTGCAAAGGATCATCTTCCAAAGTTTAATACAATTTCCATATCAGGTTATCATATAAGAGAGGCTGGTTCAACAGCAGTTCAAGAGCTTGCCTTTACCCTTGCAGATGGTTTTGCCTATGTTGAGGCAGGAATAAGGAGAGGTTTAAATGTTGATGATTTTGCAAGCAGGTTATCCTTTTTCTTTAATGCCCATATGGATTTCTTTGAAGAAATTGCAAAATATAGAGCTGCAAGGAGAATATGGGCAAGGGAAATGAAAGAAAGATACAAGGCAAAAGATCCAAGGTCAATGATGTTAAGGTTTCATACCCAGACCGCAGGATGCTCCTTACAGGCTCAGCAACCTCTTGTTAATATAATTAGGACAACAATTGAGGCTCTCTCAGCAGTTTTAGGAGGGACTCAGAGTCTCCACACAAATTCTTATGATGAAGCCTTACAGTTACCGGCAGAATTACCTGCTGTTATTGCAGTGAGAACCCAGCAGGTTATAGCTTATGAAAGTGGTGTTATAAATACGATTGACCCCTTAGCTGGAAGTTATTTTGTGGAATCACTTACAAATAAGATGGAGGAGGAGGCTTATAAGTATTTTGATGAGATTTTAAAAATGGGTAATGGTTCTTTCCTTGATGGTGTTTTAAAAGGCATAGGGGAAGGATTTTTTAAAAGGGAAATAGCAAATGCTGCTTATGAATTTCAAAAGAGAGTTGAATCACAGGAATATATTATTGTTGGGGTTAATAAGTATGTTGACCCTGAAGAAAAAATAGAAGTTCCACCTTTTAAAATGGATCCTGAACTTGAGAAAAAGCAGATTGAATTTTTGCATAAAGTAAAATCTGAAAGGGATAATATAGCGACTCAAAATGCCCTTAATGAACTTGGAAAAGCAGCTGATAGAGGTCTCAATTTGATGCCTTATATTATTGAATGTGTTAAAAGATATGCTACTGAAGGAGAAATAATTGATACTCTGAAAGTAAGGTATGGAGTATTTAGGGAAAAGGTTGTTGTTTGA
- a CDS encoding arginase family protein, which produces MKFFGKDKKNAKILIKGVPFEFISPSGGCALSPYFLRYCSEYIETKSFYFNKECEDFEDKGDISCFGIEFIEAIDLIERESSEILESGKMVLFIGGDHTISYPIFKSVKNIYPDVKLLIFDAHTDFRDLFMDSKLNHATWLKRLYEERVIREDEVFLYGIRENFPETPFKILKKEELLELKGNFYLSFDLDVFKPEFFSSVTNPVPGGLSFEEVMEILNRIKNYIVSADFVEFNPLRGNPLISGTIFATLIREFIVLKSL; this is translated from the coding sequence ATGAAATTTTTTGGTAAGGATAAAAAGAATGCTAAAATTTTAATTAAGGGTGTTCCCTTTGAATTTATATCACCTTCAGGTGGATGTGCCCTTTCACCTTATTTTTTAAGATACTGTTCAGAGTATATAGAAACAAAAAGTTTTTATTTTAATAAGGAATGTGAGGATTTTGAAGATAAGGGGGATATTTCCTGTTTTGGAATTGAATTTATTGAAGCGATTGATTTGATAGAAAGGGAATCCAGTGAAATATTAGAAAGTGGTAAAATGGTTTTATTTATAGGTGGTGATCATACTATAAGTTATCCTATCTTTAAGTCAGTTAAAAATATATATCCTGATGTTAAATTACTTATTTTTGATGCTCATACTGATTTCAGGGATTTATTTATGGATTCTAAACTGAATCATGCTACCTGGTTAAAAAGGCTTTATGAGGAAAGAGTTATTAGGGAAGATGAAGTATTTTTATATGGAATAAGGGAAAATTTTCCTGAAACCCCCTTTAAGATTTTAAAAAAGGAGGAACTTTTAGAACTTAAAGGAAACTTTTATCTTTCCTTTGATTTAGATGTTTTTAAACCTGAATTTTTTTCTTCTGTTACAAATCCTGTTCCAGGTGGTTTGAGTTTTGAGGAAGTTATGGAAATTTTAAATAGAATAAAAAATTACATAGTTTCTGCTGATTTTGTTGAATTTAATCCTTTAAGAGGAAATCCCCTTATTTCAGGAACTATTTTTGCTACACTAATTCGTGAGTTTATTGTTTTAAAGTCTCTTTAA
- a CDS encoding HEPN domain-containing protein translates to MGKIDFLKERAKEFWENALDLFQKERYNLCAFSLEQSLQLWLKYLIGKRLGNWPQIHYLVELIKELSKAYDSSEILEYLKENELFLDDLSDAYFVSRYYPKKFSKSLTEKLINECEKFIKLTEKITKEKFFEP, encoded by the coding sequence ATGGGGAAAATTGATTTTTTAAAGGAAAGAGCGAAAGAGTTCTGGGAAAATGCTTTGGATCTATTTCAAAAGGAAAGATACAATCTATGTGCTTTTAGTTTGGAGCAATCTTTGCAATTATGGTTGAAATATTTAATTGGCAAAAGATTGGGAAACTGGCCACAGATTCATTATTTAGTAGAATTAATTAAAGAACTTTCTAAGGCTTATGATAGTTCAGAAATCCTTGAGTATTTAAAAGAAAATGAGTTATTTCTTGATGATTTAAGTGATGCTTATTTTGTTTCCCGTTATTATCCTAAGAAATTTAGTAAAAGTTTAACAGAAAAATTAATAAATGAATGTGAAAAATTTATCAAATTAACTGAAAAGATAACCAAAGAAAAATTTTTTGAGCCATGA